The nucleotide window GGATTGAATTAGGTCATATTGTAAATTGTACTACTTACTCTATCATGGAGGTTAGAACTTAGAATGAGGGGTTATAGTGATGAGGGGATTCTTAATAGCCAACCAATTTAGTGCATAGTTATTATTAGATTGTTGGATTGAACTCCCTTATTATAACTCTTATATTATTAATCAACGAGACTAACCCAAAAGCCCAAGTGAAGAGAACAGTGAAGACAAGGTTGTAGGCATTTGTTAATTGAGAACCCAAAGGTAAAATTCAAGCCCAAATTAATAAGTAACACTCCAATGTGCTTGTCCAAGTATATGAATGTTGTTATGCACCAAGTTGTTATTATCTTTGGGATTGCTTCTCTAAGATGCACTTTTGCTCATAAGCAATTTTAGCAAAAGTGCTTTATTATAAAAACCTTGAAATATTCGTAAGAAATCCCAGTACTTTTTCAGAAACACATAGCATATACTTCTCCATAAAGTGTTTCTATGAAGCATAAGCACTTCTAAATTTTTCTGCTAAGCGCTATCAGAAAACGCTTTTAACGATTCCGAAAACACTCCCAAACAAGCCCGCCATACCAATATTCCAAGCAAAATAtgcatataatttttattcatcATATGTGGAGTGTCGAATTAGATTCGTGTTAGAAATTTGTCCAAGTCTCCAATAATGTAACGTGTACTCTAAATCTATCCCATGCATCCCAAATTACAACAAGTTCAGGATATTATCTGTCCAAACTtagatatatatagagagtGTTCTTTCACAAAGAAGACAAACTTGCAAGAAACATAAATTTAGCACCATCGATTACAAACCGTCTGcaagttaaataaaacaaatcttTATATATCAAGGGAAAGCCGTATAAAATGGAACTCCTAAAATCTACCAATCCAAAAacttcctctctcttctctctcagaTTATAACCAATGAACAAAAATACCAACTGTTGCATTTTCCCTCCATCACAACAGCAAGCAACCAAAACCAATTAACCTAAAAACCTCCTTCTAGTCACATGATTTAGGTACTTTCATTAGTCCTTTTTCCAAAATGCTCACATTTGTTACACACAAAACACCATCATCAAACTTTCATGCCTTGTAATTATAATGGACACAGAACTCCAACTCATAAAAAACCTACCTGCACTAATACTGCGCAGAAATTCATCATCAAACTGCAGGCCTGACCAGGAAATTGAGGAAGAACATCGATACACAAGCTTGAAGGACATCCAGGAAATCGAGGAAGAACATCGATACACAAGCTTGAAGGACATCATATTGAACTCGCCACAACACAGCACCACAATCCCGGAGGAGAGTGACTTTGAATTCGATCCTTCGAACATAACGATTCGAAACCAGCTGGTGAAGCGTGCAGCCTCAGCATATGTGCAGTCAGCTGCAATATTGGCCAGCAGTCGAAACCAAAACTTCATTGCGAGCTTCTGGGGGAGGCTTAGGGGCAACGTGACATCAGGTACACGCTGGTACGCTTATGTTAGGAGCCCAATAGAAGCTTGTTTCAGGCCTATTTTGCAGTTTTTAGCTTGCATGGTTTGGAATGTGAGGACCACATTGAACATTCCAATATCTTGAAGCTAATATATATGGTGAATGTTTCTCTTCTCCAAGAtgggtttattttcttttgggttttgtccTTAAATTTATAGGCTTTCAGTTCCCTTTGTATGTAACACAATGTTGGGTTTGTGTTATAATTTCTGAGGTACATAATGTAAATTATGTGTAAATAGTTGTCTATAATTTATGATCAAGTATATATTTAATCTTCTGCTAACCCATTCATTCATGGTCGCCATAATTGAGCTAATTGGTTGCTCATGGCCTTCATCTGGGGTTGTGATTTGAGAGCCGGAGCTGGGCAGGAGGGCTGCATTTTCTCCAACCCTGTCACATGATGTTTGGTATTGAACCTCTAGCCAGTTTGCTGCACCATTCATCTAAGGTGAGCTTCTATAATGAGGGGGCTATGTTGAGGGGTTCAATTCAGCCGCTTAATAATAATTCTACAATTGATCGGATGACTATTAAGGATTCCCACATTGTAACCCCGCGTTACAGTCTCTTTGTCATCTCGGCCTTGGTGAAGCAGATATTTGGCCCCATACGCTTGCATATAAGCACACATGCATCGATCCTATAGATATATTAACACCATGGCCTTGTCCTTCTGAAGTCTCATGATTAGGCTTTTCTGTTTAGATTCAGAGGACTTTTTAATCACATGCAAGCTCTGTAATTATGAAGTATACTTTTCAACACTCCTATCCTATGCATGCCTTTTTGATAGGCAAATTTATGATCAATTAACTCCACTGTTTAGCACAATTTGGAAATTGACAGGCTTTATGGAATTCATAATTGAATCTGACCAGCTAATGGATATAAACAAGCACAATAATTATCTTGTTTTATTGAATTTATAAATAGCTTCAGAGGCTATAAAAACTGGTCGACGTTGAAAAAGCCGTACGAGGCTCACGCGTTCAAACTTTAAAGACATGAGAAACAGAGTGTGAGTAAACAAAATGCAGCAGTGCTCGTACTCTATATATCCCCCTTCTGCTCTTTGTCCCCCCCATCCAAATCCCATGCCTTTTACatttacaattaatttggtcacttttcttttcttttctttgctctctgtctctctgtctctgtctctcagtctctctctctctctctctctctctctctctctctctctctctctgcagcTTGCCTTCTCCCAACCCAAAGTATTTTTGTGTGACCAAGCAAACTTCTAATTTCTGTTGggatatttttcctttccctcTTTCTTCTGTTTCTCTCATGGGCCCCTCCTGTAACTTACAGTTTGTAAGAAAATGATCATCAAAATGCAAATGCcttgtgggttttgtttgaCTGACGCGTGTACGGTGGATGATCAATCATGCATGGCATTGGTATGTAAAACCCTATAAAACCCACCCTTCCATTTTGCTCCaatccctccctctctctctctctctctctgtctctgttttATTGGGATCAAGTGCCCTGCTAGCTGCAGCCCTGCCCTTAAAAGCTTTTACATTTTAAGGCGAAAACGTCCGTACActtgaagaggaagaggaagaggaagaagaagaaattagtACAGCTTAAAATTATTACTACGCCCTCTTATTTTTCCTCGTTTTCCAAGGTACAACATAATAATACAGAGCTATATCTACCTAGCTTTCTCATCTTTTTTGCTCTAACTTCTTACCACACATTTCTAAAGTTTCTTCCTTTTactttgttttcttgcttctcaggccctctccttttccttttctctctcaagggaaagaaaaaaaatatcatacCAGCAATGCAGGTGGCAAAGAAATCAGCAGGGATTCCAATGGACCCCATCATCATGGCTGCTGAGTCAGGAGCGGGGAAACTGGCGGAGAACAATATCATGGGGGCGATGATGAGCCCTTATGAGATGGTGAGGCAGCTGGGGGCGTGCAACGCGGTGGTGGTGTTCAGCATGAGCGGCTGCTGCATGTGCACCGTGGCCAAACGCCTCCTCTTTAGCCTCGGGGTCGGCCCCTCCATCATCGAGCTGGACGAGCACGTGGCGGGGGCCGACATCCAGGCCGTTCTGTACGAGCTGGCGGTAGACGGCCAGCAGCCGATACCGGCCGTGTTCGTGGGAGGGAAGTTCTTAGGTGGCGTGCAAGCGCTCATGGGTTGCCACATCAATGGCACCCTCGTCCCTCTCCTCAAAGACTCCGGTGCTCTCTGGCTCTGatcatcaacatcatcatcaccgCCATGATCGTCATGTCATCATCTTAGAAGTATTTAATTGTTaggttttattaatttctaggCTTATTACATATATAGTCTGAGCAGTAAGGTGGTTGTACAGACTATATGTAGCCGAGCTAGTTAATATCAATATCTGACAGTTTATTAATATTACAACCAAGATTATATATGTTGCAATAATATTTCTCTctatattaatttcttattttttaatacacgCCATATTAGAGaatgaaaaattcaaacataTAATATGTAAAATGATTTATTCTTAACCGCTTGAGttataatctttttttctataatttcttgTTATAATAAATTGATGTTACATATgctcattttttattatatatatatatatttgtgtttaattaattttatgaaattgttaTATTCTAGAGAGGAGAGGAAAaacatgtacatatataagATAGTACCTGAACTGCATGTTGCCGGAAAGATGGTATATCGACGATATACGGAATAAATTCAAAGGGGGTGACACGTCAGCTGGACCCACCGGACTTAGCCCTACTCAGATACCAAGGGCATGCATGCCATGCGAATACCGCAACTGCCTGTAGTTCTTTCTCAGGCCTACATATTTGCTAACGGTAtctttgaaagaaaatgataTGCATTTGACCCAAactctgctttttctttttctctctattttcttcaattactttccttttcatttacCAAAAGTAAAtagctaaataaataaataacagagttttttttcttctttttttctggcTGAATAAAAAGCATGTGCTTTTACCATGGTTTAATAATGGTTTATTCTATATCAGAAAAGAGCAGACAATATgagtaagagagagaaagaaaagtggCTGTAGCCCGGCAGTTTGTACGACTGAGATCTGCCCCCTCTGCCGCAAATGTgatcacagagagagagagagagagagagagagagagagagagagagagctttcaataattttatgttttgttgaattattttgttttattttgttttatgtgaAATGAAAATGGTTGGTTGTGGAAAGGAAATCAGAagatatgaaaattttgaccaTGATGTGTTGCCATTTCCTGAAACAGAGTACATGTGAGGCCTCAAGAATCCccaacatttttgttttcctgaCCTTCATATCCATTGGGATTGACCACTTTCAGAACTGATCTTGTTCTCATTTGACTCTTTGACTAGCCACTACCTACTATATGACTATCTACTTTCATCCACAGATAAGgtacttttcattttcattctctGAAAGTTGAAACATTTACAAGAACACTTAATTTACTCCATTGAAGCACCCTATTGCACTTTcttgtttaatttcaagtaaaaacaaaaaggaaaacaatacAGCTTAAAGTTTTCAAAGGAAAATGTTAGAGGCACTAATGAATTTCCCAACtgtttttataactctctctCACGTGACGTGAAACTCACGAGATAATGAGATCATAGATGACCCATATAGAGCTCGATTTATGTGAGAGAGTTGAGAAACTAATTGGTGtgtgtagcattactcatcACATGCATCTTTGATATTCAAATGGAATGGGCTGGACCTTGAAGGGTTTAGGACTAGAGTTGGAAGGGCGGACTGGCGGTGGGATTTGGAGTAAGTTGTGTGGGTCATAGCTCTAGTGGTAAAGCACTTTACCCCACATTTACGATAAGAGTTCAGTCCTTCCTCCCTCCCCTCATTTCCCCTAAACCAACAAAAACCtaaagggctcgtttggtacacaggactgtcttggcatggactatgttTAGGGACTGGTTTGGCTTGGCTTgacttggtctaagttggataacacttatcctgcgtttggtgtatgcttggactatgactagaattttttttattttttcaaaaatatctatatatatatgtatatatgtattttataatatatataatatatatgtatatatatatacatacatataatatacatatgtatatatacatgtatataagtatattataataatattatatattttaaataatataaacgtacatacatatatatatatataagtgtatataggtgtatatatgtatattataatatacatgggtataatactatacatatatttatatatatgtatgtataatataatatatataatatatatgggtatgttataataataataataatatacatatatatacgtgtatatatgtatattatatatgtatttatatatacatatacattatatatattataaaatacatatgtatataatatacatatatatatacgtatatacatgtatataatatatgtgtatataggtgtatctatatattataatatatacatgggtataatacatatacatatatatgtatattataatagataatatatatgggtatgttataataataatatacatgtatatatgtatattataatatatatacatatagtataaatatataatgtatatgtgtatatacgtgtgtatatgtatattataatacatacatgggtataatatatatacacatatatgtatatatacttatatatatattacatatatatatatacatgtatgctattattataatattaatatgtatgtgtatatgagtatattataataataatatacgtgtatatatctatatgtatttatatattatatatgtatatatgtgtttatatatatatgtatatacgtgtatatatgtacattaatatataatataatatatattacatatatacatgtatacatgtatgtattattataatattaatatgtatgtgtatatgagtatattataataataatatatgtgtatatctctatatgtatttatatatatattatatatgtatatatgtatttatatatatacacatgtatatgtgtatatacatgtatatatgtacattatagtatatgtgtatgtaataataataataataataataataataataataatatatgttattagtattacaatataatatatgcatcttatatattggtgaacataggactagctaatcctccctttctacatgggtttagtagtcccctcctagtgaggtatttttggtgggcccggtattaacaatcccatctaagactagaattaaatgaaacaaacatggtactaaatttagtccaatccagtccaagccaagcctgtgtaccaaacgaccccaaAAAGAGCTAATCCCCATCTTGAAATGGTAACCAGGCATATATGCAAATTTGGGCTTTTGAACCAGCTCAGCAGAATATTGGGCTCAATTTCAGCCGACCCGGCCCATCTCATAGAGCCCAAATTACCGAGCCCATTTACCAATTCCGCGGATTTTCTCCGACTTTTCCCACCTGCCCATAGTCGGCCGTTGATTTCCCCTCGGAATTTTCCTTTCGCCCATCGTTACGGTGCAAATCAAACCAATTCTCACTCAAAAACCATCAAACCCGACAAAACAACGCCTAGGACTTTTAATTACCTCTTTGATCTTTCCAATTAAAACTAAATCCACTGTAATTTACCTcctgtataaatacatttcCTTACCAGCTAAGTTACAGAAATCACAAGACTCAGACTTTtccttctcattttctctgGAACCAAGCAGGTTGGGTTTTCGAAAGTTTTAAGGTTTTTGTGTACCATTTGTTGCAGTAATGGCTGGGGAAAAGGGTAAAACAAAGCGATGGGGTTGGGCCGTCGGAGCGCTGATCGCTGTCTTTGTTGCCGTGGCCATGACATCGAGAACTGCTCCTAAAATCTCATTCTTCGGACGCTCTAATAAGCCTTGTAACTGTACTCAGGTACGCTTTCTTGCATGTTCTGTTTGGTTACCGAGAAAGTAGAGAAATGACGTCCTGTGGAAAATGGGaggtttaaattttgaaaattgatcGTGTGTTTATTTATGGTGTGGAATTTTTGAACTTTCAATTTCAGGTCATTGTAACTAAGATGGCACATTGTTGAATTTGGGATAATTGGATTGTGTTAAATTAAAATCCTGCTTTACATTATTCAGACGAATGCGAAGCTTCTTAATTCATGAAATGGAAATGGTGTATTGTTTGAATTATGTAAAATGGGACTGGATGTTAGAAagacttttattattttttttctttatgtaatTGGGATTATGATTATGATTTTCCTGCTGCTTGATTTCCCCCCTCATAAACTGTGCAGGAAACACATAAGTATAGTGGGATAGTGGAGGATTGTTGTTGTGATTATGAGACCGTGGACCATATTAACAAGGAAGTTTTGCATCCATCACTCCAAGAGCTCGTTAAAACTCCGTTCTTTCGGTATTTCAAGGTTAGATGATTTCTATAAGTTGGCTAGATTTGTATGCTTGTTaagaaataatgaaatatactattctaattttattatgattaATTAGTTAGGGACATATGTGAATCAGACTGATAAATGATGTTTTAATCTGTTGTGAACTTTGCTGCTGTATGTCATTCTTGaaatgtattattattttattattctgtTGTTCTGCTGTGCATCTTATTTTTCTGAAGCATGGTtgataaaatttgttttaggTTAAGTTATGGTGCGACTGCCCTTTCTGGCCTGACGATGGTATGTGCCGTCTGCGAGATTGTAGTGTATGTGAATGCCCAGATAGTGAGTTCCCAGAATCATTCAAGAAGCCCCATCATGGCCTTCCATTAGATGATCTTGTTTGTCAAGAGGGAAAGCCTGAAGCAGCTGTTGACCGTACACTAGATAAAAAGGCATTCAGAGGCTGGACAGAAATAGACAATCCCTGGACGAATGACGATGAGACAGACAATGGTGCGTATCCTTGCTTTTCCTTCTCAGCTTAACAGTTCCGGTTCTTATATGATAAGTTATGTTTGCAGTTGAAAGCCTCCTGCCAGttgtattttctttgaaaattttagtttgtaTAATGCAAATTTGAATTACTTTGGTGTAAAGTACACACTTGATGATTCATGATTTGAATGATTAGAATAGTTTATTGTACTTGCAATGATTGGTAGCACATTTATATTTGCAGCTGAGATGACATATGTGAATCTTCAACTGAATCCTGAACGGTATACCGGCTACACTGGTCCATCAGCTAGAAGGATATGGGATGCTGTCTACGCAGAGAACTGTCCCAAATGTAAgcttttactctctctctgccCCAATGCTAGTGAAAATGGTTGCATATTTTACTCAATTGACTCGTTTGCTTAATTTGAAAAGTACAAGTTAGCAATTCCTCCTTTGAGAAATCTTTCAGTGTAAACACTTCTTCTTACAAATTTTTGGGGCAGTTACACTGCATGTTTCATTGTATCTAAGATAAGATTCCACTGAATTACTAGTCCTTATTATGTGAATGTTGTGTTCACTTTCAAATTCTTCTCCAGATCCATCTGAAGAGTTATGCGCTGAAGAAAGAATTCTGTACAAGTTGATATCTGGTCTTCATTCCTCTATTTCAGTCCACATAGCTTCTGATTATCTCCTTGATGAAACTACACAAATGGTACAAGTTCTGATTCATCATTTCCTTTCAGACTTATATTTTACACAGAAAACAGACAGTTTCCCTGATTTCTGAAAGATTTCATACTGTACCCATGCCCCATATATTTTATACCCTTGGATCTTGATAAGAAATATCAATGGCAAATTCCTCTTTATGGCGCCTGGAAATTTGTCAGCTATTCAGAATTTAAATAAGTCTATAATGCTAACCATCACTGCCATGATCTCAGCAATGagtttctttaaataaaaagttggCAATCTTGGCTGTTTCGTTATTAGATGCATCATGAAGGCAACCATAGTCTTTCACTAGACTTATCATTTACATGCCTTTACTTTAAGATCtaactttattttcttctttctaaaaTTTCTGTTTCAGTGGGGTTCAAATCTCCCATTGATGTATGATCGGGTCCTAAGATACCCAGATCGTGTCAGAAACTTGTACTTCACGTTTCTCTTTGTTCTCCGAGCCGTGACAAAGGTGAGTCTAAtaagtttaaattcttttcaaagCATTATGTTATGCTTACTGGTAGGCATACTGAGCATACTAACAgtagttttcactttttgtataTTGTTACTTTTGATATTGTTTATCTTGCTGAGATAATAATATCAATCTTGTTCAAATGTATTTAGGCTGCAGATTACTTGGAACATGCTGAATATGACACTGGTAATCTTAATGAGGATCTGAAGACGCAATCCTTGGTCCGACAGCTACTCTATAATCCCAATCTACAAGCTGCATGCCCAGTCCCATTTGACGAAGCTAAGTTGTGGAAAGGACAACGTGGACCTGAACTGAagcagaaaatacaaaatcagTTTAGAAAcataagggttttttttttttttttttttttttttttttttttttttggggcttAGTGTCTTGATATTGGTAAGATTCATAAGTATCATTTTTATGTGACTATGATTTAACTGTTTACATTGTCATTGTAGCGCACTGATGGATTGTGTCGGATGTGAGAAATGTCGACTTTGGGGGAAGCTTCAGGTCCTTGGTCTTGGCACAGCACTTAAGATCCTCTTCTCTGTTGATGGTCAACAAAACACTGATCAGACTGTAAGAATCTCTTTAAAAGCTAATTTTATATGGCTCTCAGGTGAAGAAACACGTTTTGCAATGTTATATAGTCAGGTCTCAAAAAATTGCTTATGGACCCTTCTTTATCTTTGATTTAGAGACATGTACTTAAGATAATTACAGCCAAAAGTAgttaccaaaattttgaactattttgacaaagattttgaacaaatatatatatctaaatATTTTTCTGGCAAAGATTTTGAACAATTGTGAGTTATCGCATATGGTAAAAGGTTCTAATTATGAAACTAATTATGGAACTCTCAGCAAGCAATGTCGACTTCATTTCCTACTTTGTTAAAATGACATAGCATGTACAAACTTCCCATCAatagtttttttgttattttggaatGGACAGTCTGATCTTTACTCTGTTAGTCATGCATGCACATCCATATGTTCTTTGTCATTTGTGATTACATCATTTGTAGGTGTAATTGAGCGTCCGACATACTTTTTATTTCTACTGAAGTCTATATTGTATTGCTCTTCAGCTGCACTTGCAACGGAATGAAGTGATTGCCTTGATGAACCTACTCAATCGACTCTCAGAATCTCTCAAGTTTGTTAATGAAATGGGACCCTCAACTGAAAGGCTAGTAGAAGGGCAGATTTCTCCACCCACCGCCCCTAGTTGCCCCATACAAAGGATGTGGGCATCTTTAAAATCTAGGTATGCAACTTCCTGTTAATACGCTTAATCTCTCTTCTGCTGCAGCACTTTGATTCTTGCTGTTATTAAGCTGGTTACCTTACTTGCAGGTAAGGAGAACTAATTGGTGATACATCAAAACAGCACACTTC belongs to Prunus persica cultivar Lovell chromosome G4, Prunus_persica_NCBIv2, whole genome shotgun sequence and includes:
- the LOC18779493 gene encoding endoplasmic reticulum oxidoreductin-1 isoform X2, producing the protein MAGEKGKTKRWGWAVGALIAVFVAVAMTSRTAPKISFFGRSNKPCNCTQETHKYSGIVEDCCCDYETVDHINKEVLHPSLQELVKTPFFRYFKVKLWCDCPFWPDDGMCRLRDCSVCECPDSEFPESFKKPHHGLPLDDLVCQEGKPEAAVDRTLDKKAFRGWTEIDNPWTNDDETDNAEMTYVNLQLNPERYTGYTGPSARRIWDAVYAENCPKYPSEELCAEERILYKLISGLHSSISVHIASDYLLDETTQMAADYLEHAEYDTGNLNEDLKTQSLVRQLLYNPNLQAACPVPFDEAKLWKGQRGPELKQKIQNQFRNISALMDCVGCEKCRLWGKLQVLGLGTALKILFSVDGQQNTDQTLHLQRNEVIALMNLLNRLSESLKFVNEMGPSTERLVEGQISPPTAPSCPIQRMWASLKSR
- the LOC18779493 gene encoding endoplasmic reticulum oxidoreductin-1 isoform X1 — protein: MAGEKGKTKRWGWAVGALIAVFVAVAMTSRTAPKISFFGRSNKPCNCTQETHKYSGIVEDCCCDYETVDHINKEVLHPSLQELVKTPFFRYFKVKLWCDCPFWPDDGMCRLRDCSVCECPDSEFPESFKKPHHGLPLDDLVCQEGKPEAAVDRTLDKKAFRGWTEIDNPWTNDDETDNAEMTYVNLQLNPERYTGYTGPSARRIWDAVYAENCPKYPSEELCAEERILYKLISGLHSSISVHIASDYLLDETTQMWGSNLPLMYDRVLRYPDRVRNLYFTFLFVLRAVTKAADYLEHAEYDTGNLNEDLKTQSLVRQLLYNPNLQAACPVPFDEAKLWKGQRGPELKQKIQNQFRNISALMDCVGCEKCRLWGKLQVLGLGTALKILFSVDGQQNTDQTLHLQRNEVIALMNLLNRLSESLKFVNEMGPSTERLVEGQISPPTAPSCPIQRMWASLKSR
- the LOC18780220 gene encoding glutaredoxin-C9 yields the protein MQVAKKSAGIPMDPIIMAAESGAGKLAENNIMGAMMSPYEMVRQLGACNAVVVFSMSGCCMCTVAKRLLFSLGVGPSIIELDEHVAGADIQAVLYELAVDGQQPIPAVFVGGKFLGGVQALMGCHINGTLVPLLKDSGALWL